A segment of the Zalophus californianus isolate mZalCal1 chromosome 3, mZalCal1.pri.v2, whole genome shotgun sequence genome:
CTGTTGGATCAAATTGTGAGGTGTGAATTTCAGAATTTAGGAGAAATCGCTGTGGAGTTTTAAGGCAGTTGGAATCTGGGTTGGGGTTTGAGATGTATGGGATTTGTGAGGTGTTGTGTCAAAGGAGGGACTGTATTGAATTTTGGATTTACATCCTGTGAGAGGGCTAAGTGTTGCTCTTTGGAGTTTGGGGTTTGCTTGGGTTGTGAGTGGAGTTCTTGGGCTGGGTGTGAGATCTGAGCCTGATTTCTCTGTTGCGACTTGAGGTTTAGGTAGCAGTTGCCGCCATGCTCAAAGCTGTGATCCTGATTGGAGGCCCTCAAAAGGGTGAGGAGCCCAGGGAAAGGGGTAGGGAGGTTGGGCTGGAATGACTGGgggatggaggcagagggaggcaggaagctgaaatgtgcttctctctcctctctcagggACCCGCTTCAGGCCTTTGTCTTTTGAGGTGCCCAAGCCCCTGTTTCCAGTGGCGGGGGTACCTATGATCCAGCACCACATTGAGGCCTGTGCCCAGGTAACCCCAGAGGCTCCCCTCCCACCTCACTTCCTGCTCATCTCCTTCCTGCTGtattcctcccccccccaccatgtccTGTTCACACCAGGCGTAACTCCAGGGACTGCCATTTATAAATGACAGTGTGAATGGTGTCCCTCGGAGTTGTGCAGTACAGCTGCCCTGCTGTCTTCGCTAATCTGGTCTCTCATCTGGCCTCTTCTTGTTCAGATTTCACTCCTATTTTTAAAGCATGGAATGCGAGATCAGGCAGAAATCTTAGAGACCATTTAAAGCAACAGCCTGAGGAACCTGAATGATAGCAAAACACAGAACTCAAACCCTTGCTCACTGTGGAGCTAATTTCTTTATTGCTTTAGGCATTGGGACTGGCAGGGTTTTATCTGGATCCAGTCTCTGCCTGGAGAGTAAATTTACTTGAGTAAATTCCTCGCCctttctgggccttagttttctTACTGGTCAAATGGGGTGATTAAGCCTACTTTGTGGGGCGGCAGGGCTTAGAGATGATGTTGGTAAAGTGCCTAGTGCAATGTAGGCACTTGATAAATGGTACCCTTATCCTCATGCTGATCTCAAGCTCATATTGACAGATAATAAATATGGGGGAAAATGAATGGATTATCTTTTCATGCAGTTTGGTAGGCAAGATCTTTCCTAGGGTGATCCTCAGATGTGGGGATGGCGTCGGGGgaacaacaaaatcataaaagattGAAAGATCAGGGACAGACCTCTTTgtctggaggagaacacaggccagGGTGGTAAAGTGAGTACCCACAGCTGATACCAAAACTATGGTCTCTGGACTCCTGGCCAGTACCAGGGGTTCCCCCAACATTCCTTCCTATCAGATATGTTCTTTTTCCTCCCAACCTCTTCCCTTGCTCTCAGGTCCCTGGGATGCAGGAGATTCTGCTCATTGGCTTCTACCAACCTGACGAGCCCCTTACCCGATTTCTAGAGGCTGCCCAGCAGGAGTTTAACCTCCCCATCAGGTGTTTGTGCACATGTGCCGTATGTGGGGTATGGGGTGTGGGGCAGTGCCCGAGGCTCAGAGTTCTGGTGAGTGGGTTGAGTCAGTATCTGGCAGACTTCACCATTATATACCAGGAGGGGTCTAATTTGGGTATCTCTGAATCCCTGAGTATATTGGCCTCAGGCAGGTGTATTTCTGGGAGCAGGAGGGGTCAGATGCCCAGGCTCATGCTGTCTGCCTCCTCTCATCTCACTGAGCTGGCTCTGGGGTCCCCCGGTGACAGGTACCTGCAAGAATTTGTGCCCCTGGGCACAGGAGGTGGTCTCTACCATTTCCGGGACCAGATCCTGGCCGGGGGCCCTGAGGCCTTCTTTGTGCTCAACGCTGATGTCTGCTCCGACTTCCCCTTGAGTGCTATGTTGGATGCCTACAGACACCAGCCTCACCCTTTCTTGCTCCTTGGCACCACGGTGAGGGGGCCAGGAGGGCTGGAGGGGGTAAAGGGGGTGATCCAGAGACGTTCCTGGAATGCAGAGTGTCGGGGAGGCAGGGGCAGCCCAGAGAGTTGGAGTGGGAACGGGCATCAACAGGGGAATGTGCCAGAAATCCCAGCAAGtagcggaggaggaggaggcggcggcggtaGAGACCCTGAGCCCTTTGGCTgctcagaaggaaggagggggagggcagcTGTCAGTTCTCCCCCTGCTGCAGTCCTGTCAGTGGCAGAAATACGTGCCAGGTGCTttaggggagggaaagaaagaaagaaaacagaccttGCTGCCCTAGAGCAGGTGGGTCATTGTTTTGGTGTGTCTGTCTTTCAGGCTAACAGGACACAGTCCCTCAACTACGGCTGCATTGTAGAGAACCCACAGACACACGAGGTAAGAGCAGAGACGGGGCTGGCTGGGTTCTTACTCTGTATCATCATGCCCCCATTCCTCTGCCTCTAGAGAATGCTAGAAGTCAATTGGGTGGGCTCCAGTGCTGTCAACCAGGTGGGGCATACCCTTGGCTGTTCATCTTCCATCTTTTCTAGAGATTGGCAAAGAGCAAAGGCTAACAGTTAATTTCCATGGGTGCAGTGCCGTGATAGATGTATGCGCTGTGTGCTATGGGAACACGAAAGGAGGCCTACACCAGCCTTGcttggctgggggcagggagagctcCCTGGAGGAGGCAAAGTCTGAGTTGAGTTAAATTCGTGGAGATGAAGAAGGAGACAGGAAGgcgttgcaggcagagggaacaggatgTGCAAGGGCACAGAGGCAGGAAACAGTATTGTTGCGCCTCTAGAATTCCAGAGGTGGGAGCGGGATCCGTAAGGCAGAGGGTCTTGGTCCttgtttttgcaacttcctgCCCCTGAGCCTGACTGACTTTCACACAGCCCTTTTCTTTGTTTAAGCGTTagtattaaaaatacacttaaacaggcacacacacataaatatgtgtgatttttttttttttaagttttatactaGGCACTAGCTAGATGTGAAAGAAACAGAGCCAAAGAAATAGAatccctccctcccaggaccccccCAGTCAATGGGAAAGACAGTCAAAAGTCAACCATGGCAAATGCCACAAGGACCCACAGTGAGGTGTGGCCAGATGCCAGGGGTGCCCAGACCTGAGAAGCTCAGTGTAGGGCAGGACAAGCGCAGGCTCCCAGAGGAAGTGGCAAGGTCGACTGGGTTTTGAAAGCTGAGTTTTCCAGATGAATCACTGcgaaagggcattccaggcacaGACGTGCAATGGCAGTGAATGGTGTGCTGGGGGTGCTGGCAGGTGGGGAGGGTTGGGAGGGAAAAGGCATGTAATTGGGACCTACCTTGAAGGTGAAGGGCAGTGACTGTGCATTTTGGGAAGACCACCCTGGCAGCAGGGAGTAGCTGGCGGTCAGAAGGTCTtaggggatgggggcggggggggcggggggctccctCTACGGGACCCAGCCTGCCCTGTCCTCAGGTCCTGCACTATGTGGAGAAACCTAGCACCTTTGTTAGTGACGTCATCAACTGTGGCATCTACCTCTTTTCCCCGGAAGCCCTGAAGCCCCTTCGGGATGTCTTCCAGCGAAACCAGCAGGATGGGCAACTGTGAGGCGGGCCCCATGGCCCTGTAACCCCAAGTCCCCCCCCCACCAATCACAgagcacccccgcccccaggctctGCAGGCTCCATTTCCACCTGCtcaccttcctcttcccttttcctttccacttGTCATCCCCAGCCAAGCCTTCCCGGTCCCCTCCCCTCTAACCTcattctgtccctcttccctaGCCATCCCAGTTCCTCCTCTGTCACTGCCGGCCCACTCCCCTTCTGGTCCATTTCTCTCAAGCCCTGATGAGTGTCCCGGAGATGTCTTTCAGAACAGACGGCAACACGCACACTTGGGCGCACACGCGCTTGGGTGCAGAGACatgcaaagagagagggagagacacgcacacccccccacacccacaccccacacTGTCAGGCTGAGGCTCCCCTCAGCATAGCCCGCAGAGCCCTGCTGGCCACGGGCCCCTCCCCAGGTCATCCTTGTAGGCCCCGGACctgttccccgcccccctccccgccgtggGTCCCCAGCTCATGCCCCCACTCACTCCCAtccatctctgcttctctctccatctctcctggCCTCTTGTCTGTTTCTGCTGAGCTGGCATCTctaccatctctctctctctctctctctctctctctgtctctctctctccctccctccctctctccctctctccctctctccctcccccctccccctccctccctccctctccccctctctttctgtgaCTGTCTCTGCCCTCACCAGCTGTCTTCCTCTGGGGTGAGTGTCTGTGTTTCATTCCATCCCGTGAGAGGGAGGGTGACCCGAGGTGGGGTTTGGGGGAGTggatggggaggagaagaggaaaatgggGGGGAAGCTATGTCCGGGCGAACTCCCTGGACCTGGGGCAGAGATGAGGTGTGGGTCCATGCCTGGGGGTCCCCTGGGATTGCACCCCagccaggggtgggagggtgacGTGGGTAAGGGCACTGGCAGAGTTTCCTGGGACATGAGCATCCCTTTGGAGAAGATCTGGCCAGGCCTGGAGAGGGGGTGGGATTCCCTCAGATCCCTATCCCTGAGACACCATGTTGGCCTCCCGGGTGGGCTCAGCTGGGGAGTTGATGTCCGCATGTCCTCTCTGCCAGGGAGGACTCTTCAGGCCTGTGGCCCGGGGCAGGCACCATCCGCCTGGAGCAGGATGTGTTCTCCGCCCTGGCTGGGCAGGGCCAGATCTACGTCCACCTCACTGATGGTATCTGGAGCCAAATCAAGTCTGCAGGGTATGGCTACGTGAggtggctggggcacctgggagttGAGATTTTCAGGGGGTAGGCACCTGCTGGCCCCTGAATCCCCCGTTCCGCTCTGTGGCTCCCGCCAGCTCAGCCCTCTATGCCTCCCGCCTCTACCTGGGCCAGTACCAGCTCACTCACCCAGAACGCCTGGCCAAGCACGCCCCCGGGGGTCCACGAATCCGAGGtacagccccctgccccccttcctcaTCTTTACCCCCCACCCTAGCCCCCTGTGCCCTCTGAGTCAGGACTCCTGACCTCAGATTCAGAGGTGAAGCTCCAGtccctgtgccccccaccccgaaCCA
Coding sequences within it:
- the GMPPA gene encoding mannose-1-phosphate guanyltransferase alpha isoform X2 — translated: MLKAVILIGGPQKGTRFRPLSFEVPKPLFPVAGVPMIQHHIEACAQVPGMQEILLIGFYQPDEPLTRFLEAAQQEFNLPIRYLQEFVPLGTGGGLYHFRDQILAGGPEAFFVLNADVCSDFPLSAMLDAYRHQPHPFLLLGTTANRTQSLNYGCIVENPQTHEVLHYVEKPSTFVSDVINCGIYLFSPEALKPLRDVFQRNQQDGQLEDSSGLWPGAGTIRLEQDVFSALAGQGQIYVHLTDGIWSQIKSAGSALYASRLYLGQYQLTHPERLAKHAPGGPRIRGNVYIHPTAKVAPSAVLGPNVSIGEGVTVGEGVRLRESIVLHGATLQEHTCVLHTIVGWGSTVGRWARVEGTPNDPNPNDPRAHMDSESLFKDGKLLPAITILGCRVRIPAEVLILNSIVLPHKELSRSFTNQIIL
- the GMPPA gene encoding mannose-1-phosphate guanyltransferase alpha isoform X3; the protein is MQEILLIGFYQPDEPLTRFLEAAQQEFNLPIRYLQEFVPLGTGGGLYHFRDQILAGGPEAFFVLNADVCSDFPLSAMLDAYRHQPHPFLLLGTTANRTQSLNYGCIVENPQTHEVLHYVEKPSTFVSDVINCGIYLFSPEALKPLRDVFQRNQQDGQLCLPLGEDSSGLWPGAGTIRLEQDVFSALAGQGQIYVHLTDGIWSQIKSAGSALYASRLYLGQYQLTHPERLAKHAPGGPRIRGNVYIHPTAKVAPSAVLGPNVSIGEGVTVGEGVRLRESIVLHGATLQEHTCVLHTIVGWGSTVGRWARVEGTPNDPNPNDPRAHMDSESLFKDGKLLPAITILGCRVRIPAEVLILNSIVLPHKELSRSFTNQIIL
- the GMPPA gene encoding mannose-1-phosphate guanyltransferase alpha isoform X1; this translates as MLKAVILIGGPQKGTRFRPLSFEVPKPLFPVAGVPMIQHHIEACAQVPGMQEILLIGFYQPDEPLTRFLEAAQQEFNLPIRYLQEFVPLGTGGGLYHFRDQILAGGPEAFFVLNADVCSDFPLSAMLDAYRHQPHPFLLLGTTANRTQSLNYGCIVENPQTHEVLHYVEKPSTFVSDVINCGIYLFSPEALKPLRDVFQRNQQDGQLCLPLGEDSSGLWPGAGTIRLEQDVFSALAGQGQIYVHLTDGIWSQIKSAGSALYASRLYLGQYQLTHPERLAKHAPGGPRIRGNVYIHPTAKVAPSAVLGPNVSIGEGVTVGEGVRLRESIVLHGATLQEHTCVLHTIVGWGSTVGRWARVEGTPNDPNPNDPRAHMDSESLFKDGKLLPAITILGCRVRIPAEVLILNSIVLPHKELSRSFTNQIIL